Proteins encoded within one genomic window of Oryza glaberrima chromosome 12, OglaRS2, whole genome shotgun sequence:
- the LOC127756867 gene encoding kinesin-like protein KIN-12F isoform X1: MVRDLAAVRRMPARASTSSSASEVGNDENAPVDASDAAVVEPEAAAARPPLLAIQPPQSGLKRKPESPAPTPSKLPFRTPEKAAARSRFGWVPPRGEEQPPPRVGGTPYSAVSTPGRHRGKSSAAAASEGGGGSTQSTPTKSVTKPAYSIGMSASRPPMSGGQRGAGLGLGFSMAARGTPMSFAPVTVVNTAEVPHFELREDPSFWMENNVQVVIRVRPLNNTERNLHNYNRCLKQESAQSITWIGQPESRFTFDHVACEAVNQEVLFRVAGLPMVENCMAGYNSCIFAYGQTGSGKTYTMLGEISELEVRPSQDRGMTPRIFEFLFARIRAEEESRRDEKLKYNCKCSFLEIYNEQITDLLDPSSTNLPLREDIRNGVYVENLTELEVGCVSDIIKLLMQGSANRKVAATNMNRESSRSHSVFTCIIESRWEKDSASNLRFARLNLVDLAGSERQRTSGAEGERLKEAANINKSLSTLGLVIMSLVDQAHGKQRHVPYRDSRLTFLLQDSLGGNSKTMIIANVSPSVCSASETLSTLKFAQRARLIQNNAVVNEDASGDVLALQHQIRLLKEELAVLKRQRVPRSLSFTSDIFERSGVDVDDGTESMNMDEENDNDAHDRRSLQDLRISNKQLRLLEETLAGAFRRESVAEATVKQLEAEIEQLNRMVYERENDTRSAKMTLKFREDKIHQMEALVRDKLPAESYLLEENNTLLKEIDLLRAKIDKNPEVTRFALENIRLSNKLKSYNQFCNEGEREHLLNEVSILRNQVLQILERRAEAEQPNNFPTNFELKRTSQELETCRGELQACLEANKKLAREIADLQNELSNIHSSNREGHPNVVEKFSSALNQYDSHAPEKKDQCFQEGFMINTDDILNLQLELDIIKTILAEERTTRAEVEKRITCLDDELKAANIHILQTCRQSETMQRELSDARSVIEALESQQIMLINELDELKESNQQSLEHLKKRDLEISRLNNELDVHRRQEFLAMEEPKVQLLKCFENDDSPLQTKLKRMQASLEKARKLNTRYQRDQASHSSAQQEMDEVSRQVEVETAEVIMCLQEELISLQQQLDASSKNELLANQRIDEARLEREQLNDRLLEVMKENECFSALLEEKDKKIGMLTNDWDKLASDIGNFLLDGNAALDEASDQVAFISESISQRKWIEDQVQKMCRGISQRDELLKELQSRLKEADDIRCDLDLKLRSLRGAMQAINDTHQQEKNDQENAMSVLRSQESNERYVNQQQLQELQRIQLLLDESIESFVQKEVIEQSYISLQRAMEEVIHHLESQLDQSKRDLTQLLSETQDKEQAFERLKNEENGVLLTVLSDVLKAKGVIHEFETGFNAIQSSFSVDPEEVVCQNSDLNLEDRVGCDPTGAFEAGEKHNGDVLCKLSKEMECVVYTMQMLQSQMVKLLQEKENAKEYHFQSQRTIKDVSAKVLQLKSEIIDKEKGYEARLKELEIKMQEKEKDTAESFISWNKEREALELEVSEAKSLAIQKSFEASTLISKFEEAQATISDADTTVNALVEANEKAKLQIQNFKENEALFLSEKERLLTEISSLKMLLDVKDQTYEVMEKKFAASLLEANDLALELEDGIRHLQNLLLEKLEFVSSDVEWMKSKLQQFAELARTWLEENWLEIIGKDCAVSVLHLCHMGILLERITGLNAENGFLQRGLCESNSLISKLREHNDRAKNELEMCCVLKGKLLLDINHNFSRIAKKEQEATELNSRLDAFEKKILHLQAQEEAMLARSNSMYNELSILVEEIDATNKSALATESKEKEELRHQLDEALLCNAMLKDIIQEDVDLPQVNNYMKGCSEFELCNRLADYHNELVTTNIIAKDIESFVLSSELVQHKAQLQKQELMFIDALDGLTTEATLSRVDKDLGSAVIFSLLDDSNKIMIDFDNLKQNKDELMENLHVLSEENLNLRSVVGSLESSIESLQTELDGKTKALMELQYSHTTILEEFKLKSKATELGVSRENDLRSENILLKHEYLDIVCKEQMMAELVANLDSEKLFVTIQGRLEQVADQVQMYTSDQLNMVTKVSNEIDFIQMSIEGLITHNGFLQSELIRKDELAKGLSFDLSLLQESASVAKDQADELIQLTEAIESLEQELDSKSNELVDAVSGRQLLEAQILKSNQKVSALEEQLASKINELKEVSVEKDELTSKLNHIEGISYTMEDELADKGKAIERLEEELIELRSLLDARTCFLQNLQNDFSKLLDEKKYCETQVLILNEKLEMAQALAEESEAIATEAKQMAEERKTHAEEKDEEVKLLERSIEELETTVCALENKVDIIKEEAERQRMHREEIELELQKVRQQMLAVPSSGQATSSLEGGMGDFTDSSRHSREIKNELLAAQENIRILQKDVAEKETEIAQCKAHISELNIHAEAAAREYKQKFMELEAMAQQVKSDNTSANACSTRPEKISLKPRGSGSPFKCIGLGFVQQMNSEKDEELSAAKQRIMELEGIAASRQREIFMLNARLATTESMTHDVIRDMLGVKMNMATWAALVDNQQQMDTQESVVTQAHESKEQSDELMKLRSQLDELIEERQSWLDEINQRQSELGAARITIEKLRQKEHFMVAEIELLKAENANGKAIIFNLEDEVKKLTRQQNLQLRINHHVKTKEENNLLKKQNEELSAKLQKLGAVVARTKEELARYRVSDGKDPYEQMEEEELLRNRLEESEQDRSKLAENLSSLCATVLKIAGVRNHESDASLLKALEALNQIQLRIASMEAGVEDLKLKCKLLHEKARLSELRSESSSLSSGRSRSPSVCRSPSISSFR; encoded by the exons GTTGTTATCCGTGTGCGCCCTCTAAATAACACTGAAAGAAACCTCCATAACTACAATCGATGTTTGAAACAAGAGAGTGCACAGAGCATCACATGGATTGGGCAGCCAGAAAGTCGTTTTACATTCGATCATGTTGCTTGTGAAGCAGTGAATCAG GAAGTGCTTTTCCGTGTTGCTGGTTTACCGATGGTTGAGAACTGCATGGCTGGGTACAATAGTTGTATCTTTGCTTATGGGCAG ACTGGAAGTGGAAAGACATACACAATGCTTGGCGAGATCAGTGAGCTGGAAGTGAGGCCTAGTCAAGATCGTGGGATGACCCCTCGCATTTTTGAGTTCTTGTTTGCGAGAATCAGAGCG GAAGAAGAGAGCAGGAGGGATGAGAAGCTAAAGTACAATTGCAAGTGTTCTTTCCTGGAGATTTACAATGAACAAATCACAGACCTTCTTGATCCTTCATCCACAAATCTTCCA CTGCGAGAAGATATACGGAACGGTGTTTACGTTGAAAATCTGACTGAACTAGAAGTTGGTTGTGTCAGTGACATCATAAAACTTTTGATGCAG GGTTCTGCGAACAGGAAAGTGGCAGCTACAAATATGAACCGTGAGAGTAGTCGGTCCCACAGTGTTTTCACATGCATCATTGAGAGTCGATGGGAGAAAGATTCGGCATCTAACTTACGATTTGCAAGGCTGAATCTAGTTGACCTTGCTGGGTCAGAAAG ACAGAGGACATCTGGTGCTGAAGGTGAGCGGCTGAAAGAAGCTGCTAATATTAACAAATCATTATCAACACTAGG CCTTGTTATAATGAGTTTAGTTGATCAAGCACATGGGAAACAAAGGCATGTTCCATATAGGGACTCAAGATTGACATTTCTCCTTCAG GATTCTCTTGGTGGGAACTCAAAAACAATGATTATTGCAAATGTCAGCCCTTCAGTGTG TTCCGCTAGCGAAACACTCAGCACCCTCAAGTTTGCCCAGCGTGCTAGGCTCATTCAGAACAAT GCGGTTGTGAATGAAGATGCTTCAGGAGATGTACTGGCTTTGCAGCATCAAATACGCCTTCTAAAG GAAGAGCTCGCTGTCCTCAAGCGCCAACGTGTCCCTAGATCTTTGTCATTCACTTCTGACATTTTTGAAAGGTCTGGAGTAGATGTTGATGATGGAACTGAAAGCATGAATATGGATGAGGAGAATGATAATGATGCCCATGACAGAAGATCCCTGCAAGATTTAAGGATTTCAAATAAGCAA TTGAGGTTGCTGGAAGAAACACTAGCAGGAGCATTCCGGAGAGAATCAGTTGCAGAAGCCACTGTAAAGCAACTTGAAGCTGAAATTGAGCAGTTGAACCGAATG GTTTATGAGAGAGAGAATGATACAAGGAGTGCTAAGATGACACTTAAGTTTCGAGAAGATAAGATTCACCAGATGGAGGCTCTTGTTCGTGACAAACTGCCAGCTGAATCATATCTACTTGAAGAAAACAATACATTATTGAAAGAGATTGATTTGCTTCGTGCAAAAATCGACAAAAATCCAGAAGTGACCCGTTTTGCCCTAGAAAATATTCGTCTCTCAAACAAACTCAAGAG TTACAACCAATTCTGTAATGAAGGGGAGAGGGAGCATTTGCTGAATGAAGTTTCCATCCTTCGGAATCAG GTCTTGCAAATACTTGAAAGGAGGGCAGAAGCTGAGCAACCAAATAATTTCCCAACCAATTTTGAG TTGAAACGGACCTCTCAAGAGTTGGAAACCTGTAGAGGCGAGCTGCAAGCTTGCCTAGAAGCGAATAAAAAATTAGCAAG GGAAATAGCTGATCTACAGAATGAATTAAGTAATATACATAGCTCAAATAGAGAGGGCCATCCTAATGTGGTTGAG AAATTTTCATCAGCTTTGAACCAGTATGATTCTCATGCACCTGAAAAGAAGGATCAGTGTTTTCAAGAGGGTTTCATGATAAACACGGATGACATATTAAACCTGCAGCTGGAGTTGGACATAATTAAAACAATACTGGCTGAAGAGAGGACAACCCGTGCAGAAGTTGAGAAACGAATTACTTGTTTAGATGATGAGCTAAAAGCAGCAAATATTCATATTCTCCAAACTTGTAGGCAGAGTGAAACCATGCAACGTGAATTGAGTGATGCAAGATCTGTTATTGAAGCTCTTGAGTCACAGCAGATTATGTTGATAAATGAACTAGATGAGCTCAAGGAGAGCAATCAGCAAAGCTTAGAGCATCTAAAGAAGAGGGATTTGGAAATATCAAGGTTAAACAATGAGCTTGATGTGCACCGTAGGCAAGAATTCTTAGCTATGGAAGAGCCGAAAGTGCAACTTCTGAAGTgttttgagaatgatgattcacCTTTGCAGACAAAACTGAAAAGAATGCAAGCTTCACTTGAGAAAGCACGCAAATTAAATACAAGGTACCAAAGAGATCAGGCATCTCACAGTTCTGCTCAGCAAGAAATGGATGAAGTCAGTAGACAGGTTGAGGTTGAAACGGCTGAGGTTATTATGTGCTTACAGGAAGAGCTCATATCACTCCAACAGCAATTAGATGCCAGTAGCAAAAACGAATTATTAGCCAACCAAAGAATAGATGAGGCTCGACTGGAAAGAGAACAGTTGAATGATAGGCTGCTTGAAGTGATGAAAGAGAATGAATGTTTTTCTGCGCTACTTGAGGAGAAAGACAAGAAAATTGGGATGTTGACCAATGACTGGGACAAATTAGCTTCTGACATAGGAAACTTCCTTTTGGATGGAAATGCAGCTCTTGACGAAGCTTCTGACCAGGTTGCCTTTATTTCTGAGTCTATTTCCCAAAGGAAATGGATTGAGGATCAAGTCCAGAAGATGTGTCGAGGAATATCCCAAAGAGATGAGTTACTCAAAGAGCTTCAAAGTAGGTTGAAAGAGGCAGATGACATAAGATGTGATTTGGACTTGAAGTTAAGGTCCTTAAGAGGAGCAATGCAGGCTATAAATGACACACATCAACAAGAGAAGAATGATCAAGAAAATGCTATGTCTGTTTTAAGATCACAAGAATCTAATGAAAGATATGTGAATCAGCAGCAACTTCAAGAGCTTCAGAGGATACAACTGTTGTTGGATGAGTCCATTGAATCTTTTGTGCAGAAGGAGGTTATAGAACAAAGTTATATTTCTCTGCAAAGGGCGATGGAGGAAGTGATTCATCATCTGGAGTCACAATTAGACCAGTCAAAGAGAGATTTGACTCAATTATTGAGTGAGACCCAGGATAAGGAGCAGGCCTTTGAGAGGCTGAAAAATGAAGAAAACGGTGTTCTGTTAACAGTGCTGTCAGATGTTCTAAAGGCAAAGGGTGTTATACATGAGTTTGAAACTGGATTCAATGCAATACAGTCAAGCTTTTCTGTGGATCCTGAAGAGGTCGTTTGCCAAAATTCAGACTTGAACTTGGAGGATCGG GTTGGCTGTGATCCCACTGGAGCCTTCGAAGCTGGGGAGAAGCACAATGGTGATGTCCTTTGCAAACTTAGTAAGGAAATGGAGTGTGTAGTTTACACAATGCAAATGCTGCAATCTCAAATGGTCAAACttcttcaagaaaaagaaaacgcgAAAGAATATCATTTCCAAAGTCAAAGAACTATTAAAGATGTAAGTGCCAAGGTCCTTCAACTGAAATCAGAGATAATTGACAAGGAAAAGGGCTATGAAGCTAGACTAAAAGAGTTGGAGATAAAGAtgcaagaaaaggagaaagacaCTGCAGAATCATTTATTTCATGGAATAAAGAAAGAGAG GCACTTGAACTTGAGGTTTCAGAGGCAAAAAGTCTTGCGATTCAAAAATCATTCGAGGCTTCTACTCTTATATCCAAGTTTGAAGAGGCACAGGCAACTATAAGTGATGCTGACACTACTGTCAATGCACTAGTTGAAGCAAATGAAAAAGCAAAACTTCAAATACAAAATTTCAAAGAAAATGAAGCTTTGTTCCTTTCTGAAAAGGAGAGATTACTAACTGAGATCAGTAGTTTGAAGATGCTGCTGGACGTGAAAGACCAAACTTATGAGGTAATGGAAAAGAAATTTGCGGCAAGCCTGCTTGAAGCAAATGACCTAGCACTTGAACTTGAAGATGGCATTAGACATTTGCAGAATTTGTTATTGGAGAAGCTTGAGTTCGTTTCTTCTGATGTTGAATGGATGAAATCAAAGCTTCAGCAGTTTGCCGAGTTGGCAAGGACTTGGTTAGAGGAGAACTGGTTAGAGATAATTGGAAAGGACTGTGCTGTTTCTGTTTTGCATCTCTGTCACATGGGGATTTTGTTGGAGAGAATTACTGGGCTTAATGCAGAAAATGGTTTCCTTCAACGTGGGTTGTGCGAATCCAATTCTTTGATATCCAAGCTGCGTGAGCACAATGACAGAGCAAAGAATGAACTGGAAATGTGTTGTGTTCTCAAAGGGAAACTGCTACTTGACATTAATCATAATTTCAGTCGCATTGCAAAGAAGGAACAGGAAGCAACTGAACTGAACTCAAGATTAGATGCTTTTGAGAAGAAGATTCTGCACTTACAAGCTCAAGAGGAAGCAATGTTGGCACGGTCAAATTCCATGTATAATGAACTCTCCATATTGGTGGAAGAGATTGATGCTACCAACAAGAGTGCATTGGCAACTGAATCCAAGGAAAAGGAAGAGCTACGCCACCAATTAGATGAAGCTTTGCTTTGCAATGCTATGTTAAAAGACATAATTCAAGAAGACGTGGATCTGCCTCAAGTGAATAATTATATGAAAGGGTGCAGTGAATTTGAGTTGTGCAATCGCCTTGCAGATTATCACAATGAATTGGTTACTACCAACATAATTGCAAAGGATATCGAGTCTTTTGTTCTTTCTTCAGAATTAGTGCAGCACAAAGCACAGCTGCAAAAACAAGAACTCATGTTTATTGATGCCCTTGATGGATTGACAACAGAAGCAACTTTGTCGAGAGTTGACAAGGATTTGGGTAGTGCTGTAATTTTTTCTTTGCTTGATGATAGCAATAAGATAATGATTGATTTTGATAACCTTAAGCAGAACAAGGACGAGCTAATGGAAAATTTACATGTTCTGAGCGAGGAAAACCTAAACCTTAGATCTGTAGTTGGTTCTTTGGAATCAAGTATCGAGTCGTTGCAAACAGAACTTGATGGAAAAACGAAAGCTCTGATGGAGTTGCAATATTCCCATACAACCATACTTGAAGAGTTCAAGTTGAAATCCAAGGCCACTGAACTTGGTGTCTCAAGGGAAAATGATCTGAGGTCagaaaacattttattgaaaCATGAATATCTAGATATTGTGTGCAAAGAGCAGATGATGGCTGAATTGGTTGCTAATCTTGATTCTGAGAAGTTGTTTGTCACCATTCAAGGTCGTTTGGAACAAGTTGCTGATCAAGTACAGATGTACACTAGCGACCAATTGAACATGGTGACAAAGGTCTCCAATGAGATAGACTTCATCCAGATGTCCATCGAAGGGTTGATTACCCACAATGGTTTCCTACAGTCTGAATTAATTCGCAAAGATGAATTGGCAAAGGGCTTGTCCTTTGATCTCAGCTTGCTACAGGAGTCAGCATCTGTTGCAAAAGACCAAGCAGATGAACTTATCCAGTTAACTGAAGCAATAGAGTCATTAGAACAGGAGCTTGATTCTAAATCAAATGAACTTGTTGATGCTGTTTCTGGAAGACAATTACTAGAAGCTCAGATCTTGAAGAGTAATCAAAAGGTTTCTGCCTTAGAGGAGCAGCTGGCAAGTAAGATAAATGAATTGAAGGAAGTTTCTGTGGAAAAAGATGAACTGACGTCTAAGCTGAACCATATTGAAGGGATCAGTTACACTATGGAGGATGAGTTGGCTGATAAAGGTAAAGCTATTGAAAGGCTGGAAGAAGAGCTGATTGAGTTGAGAAGTTTACTTGATGCCAGGACCTGCTTCCTTCAAAATTTGCAGAATGACTTTTCTAAGCTTTTGGATGAAAAGAAATACTGTGAAACTCAGGTTCTTATCTTGAATGAGAAGCTGGAGATGGCTCAGGCATTGGCAGAAGAAAGTGAAGCAATCGCTACAGAAGCTAAACAG ATGGCGGAGGAAAGGAAGACGCATGCTGAAGAGAAGGATGAAGAAGTCAAGCTATTGGAGAGGTCCATTGAGGAGCTTGAGACTACTGTTTGTGCTTTGGAAAACAAG GTGGACATCATTAAGGAAGAAGCAGAGCGTCAAAGAATGCACAGAGAAGAAATAGAACTAGAGCTGCAGAAAGTCAGGCAACAAATGCTAGCTGTTCCTTCCTCAGGGCAAGCAACGAGCTCCCTAGAAGGTGGAATGGGTGATTTTACTGACTCATCCAG GCACTCCAGAGAGATAAAGAATGAGCTACTGGCTGCCCAGGAGAATATAAGAATACTTCAAAAGGATGTTGCTGAGAAGGAAACAGAG ATTGCTCAGTGCAAGGCACACATATCAGAGCTAAACATACATGCTGAGGCAGCAGCCCGAGAATATAAGCAGAAA TTCATGGAGCTAGAAGCCATGGCACAACAGGTTAAGAGTGACAATACATCTGCAAATGCTTGTTCCACAAGACCAGAGAAGATCAGTTTGAAACCTCGCGGTTCAGGCTCTCCATTTAAGTGCATTGGACTGGGATTTGTACAACAAATGAATTCTGAGAAAGATGAAGAGCTTAGTGCTGCAAAGCAACGCATTATGGAACTTGAGGGCATAGCAGCTAGTCGGCAAAGGGAG ATATTCATGTTGAATGCGAGATTAGCTACAACAGAGAGTATGACACATGATGTGATTCGTGATATGTTAGGTGTTAAGATGAACATGGCGACTTGGGCG GCACTGGTTGACAACCAGCAACAAATGGACACACAAGAGTCAGTTGTTACCCAAGCTCATGAATCTAAAGAG CAGTCCGATGAGTTGATGAAGCTGAGGAGCCAGCTTGATGAATTAATTGAAGAGAGACAGAG TTGGCTTGATGAAATAAACCAGCGACAATCTGAACTTGGAGCAGCTCGCATTACTATAGAAAAATTAAGACAAAAGGAACACTTTATGGTAGCTGAAATTGAGCTGCTGAAG GCTGAGAATGCGAATGGCAAAGCCATCATTTTTAATCTTGAAGATGAAGTGAAAAAGCTTAcgagacaacagaatcttcaaCTGCGAATTAATCATCACGTGAAAACAAAG GAAGAGAATAACTTACTTAAAAAGCAGAATGAAGAGCTAAGTGCAAAGCTGCAGAAGCTAGGAGCAGTTGTTGCCCGTACGAAGGAAGAGCTTGCTCGCTACAGGGTTTCAGATGGGAAGGACCCATATGAgcagatggaggaggaagagctatTGAGAAATAGATTAGAA GAAAGCGAGCAGGATAGAAGCAAGCTTGCAGAAAACCTGTCGAGCCTGTGTGCCACCGTTCTGAAG ATCGCTGGAGTTAGAAACCATGAGTCTGATGCGAGTCTTTTGAAAGCATTGGAAGCCTTAAATCAGATCCAACTCCGTATTGCTTCAATGGAGGCTGGGGTTGAGGATCTTAAACTGAAG TGCAAACTACTGCATGAAAAGGCCCGTTTATCGGAGCTTCGGAGCGAGTCATCTTCTCTTAGCTCAGGTCGCTCCAGATCACCGAGTGTGTGCAGATCACCAAGCATCTCGTCATTCCGATGA